The following coding sequences lie in one Oceanicola sp. 502str15 genomic window:
- a CDS encoding carboxyltransferase domain-containing protein, with amino-acid sequence MDGAEITPEVLPLGQDGVLVRFARAVSPQASAAVARFAAEAEGLAEEVAPALASVLLRFDPGRRTRAEVVAGAEALLAAQDWGGLYDPPPRRLWRVPVALEGEPLAEAAELAGLTEAEARAELLAAELRVRAIGFAPGMPYLGYLPEHWNIPRQRDLTPKVPAGALVVAVRQLVLFPTDTVTGWRMVGRCAFRPFRREAEAPFVLSPGDALRFEAVTAGEVEALEGEPLGGAICEGAA; translated from the coding sequence ATGGATGGAGCCGAGATCACCCCGGAAGTGCTGCCGCTCGGGCAGGATGGCGTGCTGGTGCGCTTTGCCCGCGCAGTCAGCCCGCAGGCGAGCGCGGCGGTGGCCCGCTTTGCGGCGGAGGCGGAGGGGCTGGCCGAGGAGGTGGCCCCGGCGCTGGCCTCGGTGCTGCTGCGCTTCGACCCCGGCAGGCGCACGCGGGCCGAGGTTGTGGCCGGGGCGGAGGCGCTGCTGGCGGCGCAGGACTGGGGCGGGCTGTACGACCCGCCGCCGCGCAGGCTGTGGCGGGTGCCGGTGGCGCTGGAGGGGGAGCCGCTGGCGGAGGCCGCTGAGCTGGCCGGGTTGACGGAGGCGGAGGCGCGCGCCGAGCTGCTGGCGGCGGAGCTGCGGGTGCGGGCGATCGGCTTTGCGCCGGGGATGCCCTACCTCGGCTACCTGCCGGAACATTGGAACATACCGCGCCAGCGCGACCTCACCCCGAAGGTGCCCGCCGGGGCGCTGGTGGTGGCGGTGCGCCAGCTTGTGCTGTTTCCGACCGATACCGTGACCGGCTGGCGGATGGTCGGGCGCTGCGCCTTTCGCCCCTTCCGGCGCGAGGCGGAGGCGCCCTTTGTGCTCTCCCCCGGCGATGCACTGCGCTTCGAGGCGGTGACGGCGGGCGAGGTGGAGGCGCTGGAGGGGGAGCCGCTGGGCGGGGCAATCTGCGAGGGCGCGGCATGA